In the Lates calcarifer isolate ASB-BC8 linkage group LG24, TLL_Latcal_v3, whole genome shotgun sequence genome, one interval contains:
- the rgs9bp gene encoding regulator of G-protein signaling 9-binding protein: MPLVNNKVGDDCTVGTDKALADGKALVDSLIKVVACYRHLASCVGSCTDSLQLRDELRQTREKAQNLAVSICQHLTSHLRDKSLPEEQRKEMELLWVAFSSGLELLHVDMCKVFSMGDIFSLANSASLVQTGLQGGGSEVAARALSLPDLNQARAPEAGLESQERSTMEQEISQIDHMIDDMEMKVNVLRWMVEPHGPQYADPLSSTDSASLALLSVDEEQPGHQPQSQHSHMVVFVVLFAVVLVATTLSVCVVFFS; the protein is encoded by the exons ATGCCACTTGTAAATAACAAAGTGGGAGATGATTGCACAGTCGGCACAGACAAGGCTTTGGCTGATGGAAAGGCTCTGGTGGATTCTTTGATAAAG GTGGTAGCATGTTACCGGCACTTGGCCTCATGTGTTGGCAGCTGCACAGACAGCCTGCAGCTGCGGGATGAGCTGCGACAAACACGAGAAAAGGCTCAGAACTTGGCTGTGTCCATCTGCCAGCATCTCACCTCACATCTCAGAGACAAGAGTCTGCCTGAGGAGCAGCGGAAGGAAATGGAGCTCCTGTGGGTGGCCTTCTCCTCCGGCCTGGAGCTGCTCCATGTCGACATGTGCAAGGTTTTCAGCATGGGTGACATCTTCTCTCTGGCCAACAGTGCTTCCCTGGTGCAAACTGGCCTTCAAG GAGGAGGCAGTGAGGTAGCAGCTCGGGCGCTCAGCCTGCCAGACCTGAACCAGGCTCGGGCCCCCGAGGCCGGCCTGGAGAGCCAGGAGCGCAGCACCATGGAGCAGGAGATCAGCCAAATCGACCACATGATCGACGACATGGAGATGAAAGTGAACGTGCTGCGCTGGATGGTGGAGCCTCACGGGCCTCAGTACGCAGACCCGCTCAGCAGCACCGACAGCGCCTCCCTGGCCCTGCTCTCTGTGGACGAGGAGCAGCCTGGACACCAGCCTCAGTCCCAGCACAGTCACATGGTTGTGTTTGTCgtgctgtttgctgttgttttggtgGCAACCactttatctgtctgtgttgtctTCTTCTCATGA